From one Solanum lycopersicum chromosome 12, SLM_r2.1 genomic stretch:
- the LOC138340266 gene encoding probable protein phosphatase 2C 55: MVVGYLYLPKDNPNKPLGEDAHFMHELYQTIGVAGWALKGINVGIYTRELMRNSFIATYDEAMKGHVSPKRVLEEAYKNTNSKGQSTICIITLNSVKSTMVTANVGDSGLLLIRKGKIIYKWPIQQRGFGCSYQLGNCNANNPSVAQEMELNVEKDVILMVGTDVMLDNIFESEIEKIVRRAINEKLKAEDTPYARASEGRHKGGKIDDITVIVAYTQ, from the exons ATGGTTGTTGGATATTTATACTTACCTAAAGACAATCCAAACAAGCCTTTAGGTGAAGATGCACACTTCATGCATGAATTATACCAAACTATTGGTGTTGCTGGGTGGGCACTAAAGGGAATTAACGTTGGAATATACACGAGAGAGCTTATGCGGAACTCATTTATCGCTACATATGATGAAGCAATGAAAGGTCATGTGAGCCCTAAAAGGGTTCTTGAGGAAGCATACAAAAACACAAATTCAAAAGGACAGTctacaatttgtattataactCTTAACTCGGTGAAAAGTACTATGGTTACTGCTAATGTTGGTGATAGTGGGCTTTTACTAAtcagaaaaggaaaaattatatacaagtgGCCAATACAACAACGAGGATTTGGATGTTCGTATCAATTGGGAAACTGCAATGCAAATAATCCTAGTGTTGCTCAGGAGATGGAATTAAACGTTGAGAAAGATGTTATTTTGATGGTTGGGACGGATGTGATGCttgataatatatttgaaagtgAGATAGAGAAAATTGTCCGAAGGGCGATCAATGAGAAGTTGAAGGCAGAGG ATACACCATATGCTAGAGCATCTGAGGGAAGACATAAAGGAGGAAAAATTGATGATATTACTGTTATTGTTGCTTAtacacaataa